One Coffea arabica cultivar ET-39 chromosome 5e, Coffea Arabica ET-39 HiFi, whole genome shotgun sequence DNA segment encodes these proteins:
- the LOC113743793 gene encoding G-type lectin S-receptor-like serine/threonine-protein kinase SD2-5, whose translation MAFKHKPYHAAVLLSSLLIISSSKFLGAKVLNYSSTAYLSTLWPNHPSQMVNTTEMASVTPILLRKTDGPWFMCGFYCNMDGSSCLFGVLIFQNLNSAYLQFPQLVWSANRNNPVPTHAALQLTQDGDLVLINFDLTVVWSSNTRGKPVSGINLTDTGNLVLFGRNNETIWQSFDHPTDSLLWGQKLVPGQKLRASVSESNMSQGLFCLSVTPDGLMAYMESNPPQRYYTSRFHEGHSFEFNKGRLYGWDIPYSSSSQFLKFEPDGHLKVYQWDGMHWRQVADLLSPEAGDCGYPTVCGKYGVCKHGQCGCPDAANYQSNFFRQIDSRHPNLGCSALTPISCDYAKDQSFLELKNAYYFAFESSLYGHGTGLDECKNSCLNNCSCKAALFAYDGNGTSEGGCLLLNEVFSIINNENHAVSVHNTTLFVMVSSVKNSRHSKVMLVLTLGAFSASLCCVGCCLFLFRKRLKELKEIEMDLLDHLPGMPARYSYEMLKKMTENFSRKLGQGGFGSVYEGILDNGTKIAVKYLNGFGQVKDSFLVEVNTIGGIHHINLVKLVGYCSEKSHRLLVYEYMANGSLDTWIFGGTEKSPLPWHTRRKIILDIAKGLAYLHEECCQKIIHFDVKPQNVLLDQNFNAKVSDFGLSKLLEKDQSRVVTRMRGTPGYLAPEWLHSAGMTEKVDVYSFGVVIMEIICGRKNVDWSMTGENSHLLSLFKRKALEERLQDIVDKKSEDMLIHMEEAIDVMKIGAWCLQSDFTKRPSMSLVVKALEGLVAAETNLNFDFTNSSVVNMVATADQEQEAVDDASPLLPSVLSGPR comes from the coding sequence ATGGCTTTCAAGCACAAACCATATCATGCAGCTGTACTCCTGTCTAGCCTTTTGataatttcttcttcaaaatttttgggtgCCAAAGTTCTCAACTATAGTTCAACTGCCTATCTTTCCACTTTATGGCCTAATCACCCTAGTCAGATGGTGAATACTACAGAAATGGCTTCTGTGACACCAATCCTCTTGAGAAAAACAGATGGACCGTGGTTCATGTGTGGCTTCTACTGTAATATGGATGGTAGCTCATGCCTCTTCGGAGTCCTcattttccaaaatttgaattcagCTTATCTGCAATTCCCACAGCTAGTCTGGTCTGCTAACAGAAACAATCCTGTTCCAACTCATGCTGCTTTGCAACTCACGCAAGATGGAGATttggttttgataaattttgatCTCACCGTGGTGTGGTCCAGCAACACGAGAGGAAAGCCTGTTTCAGGCATAAACTTGACAGACACAGGAAACCTTGTTCTCTTTGGCAGAAACAATGAGACGATTTGGCAATCTTTTGATCATCCTACTGACTCATTGCTCTGGGGACAGAAATTAGTTCCAGGGCAAAAATTAAGAGCTAGTGTTTCAGAATCAAACATGAGTCAAGGTTTGTTCTGTCTTTCTGTTACCCCTGATGGCTTGATGGCTTATATGGAGTCCAATCCACCGCAAAGATACTATACATCCAGATTTCATGAGGGTCATTCTTTCGAATTCAACAAAGGAAGATTATATGGATGGGATATTCCTTATAGTTCCTCTTCTCAATTCCTGAAGTTCGAGCCTGATGGGCATCTAAAGGTTTATCAGTGGGATGGAATGCATTGGAGACAGGTTGCTGATCTTTTGAGTCCAGAAGCTGGTGATTGTGGATATCCAACGGTATGTGGAAAGTATGGAGTCTGCAAACATGGGCAATGTGGTTGTCCTGATGCAGCCAACTATCAGTCAAACTTTTTTAGGCAAATCGATTCTAGGCATCCAAATCTTGGATGTTCAGCACTTACTCCAATTTCTTGTGACTACGCCAAAGATCAGAGTTTTCTAGAGCTTAAGAATGCATATTACTTTGCGTTTGAATCAAGTTTGTACGGTCATGGAACAGGGTTAGATGAATGCAAAAATAGCTGCCTGAACAACTGTTCATGCAAAGCAGCTCTATTTGCATACGATGGCAATGGTACTTCAGAAGGAGGTTGTTTATTACTGAATGAAGTATTCTCTATCATCAATAACGAGAATCACGCAGTATCAGTTCACAACACAACCCTGTTTGTTATGGTTTCTAGCGTCAAGAATTCAAGGCACAGCAAAGTTATGTTGGTATTGACTCTAGGAGCTTTTTCTGCTTCGCTTTGCTGCGTTGGGTGTTGCCTCTTTCTTTTcaggaaaagattaaaagaactGAAGGAAATCGAAATGGATTTGCTTGACCACTTACCAGGAATGCCTGCAAGATACTCGTATGAGATGTTGAAAAAAATGACAGAAAATTTCAGCAGGAAACTTGGGCAAGGAGGATTTGGTTCTGTCTACGAAGGAATACTTGACAATGGCACCAAAATAGCGGTTAAATACCTTAATGGTTTTGGCCAGGTGAAGGATTCATTTTTAGTGGAAGTAAACACAATAGGTGGCATCCACCATATTAatttggtgaaacttgttggatATTGCTCTGAAAAGTCACATAGGCTTCTGGTTTATGAATACATGGCTAATGGATCTCTTGATACCTGGATATTTGGTGGAACAGAAAAATCTCCTCTTCCATGGCatacaagaagaaaaatcatcttgGACATTGCTAAGGGATTAGCTTATCTCCATGAAGAGTGCTGTCAGAAAATAATCCACTTTGATGTAAAACCCCAAAACGTTCTCTtagatcaaaatttcaatgCAAAAGTTTCTGATTTTGGATTGTCAAAGCTTCTTGAAAAGGATCAAAGTAGAGTTGTTACAAGGATGAGAGGAACGCCGGGTTACTTGGCTCCCGAATGGCTGCACTCTGCAGGTATGACAGAAAAAGTTGATGTTTACAGCTTTGGCGTTGTCATCATGGAAATTATTTGTGGGAGGAAGAATGTGGATTGGTCCATGACAGGAGAGAATAGCCATCTGCTCAGTCTTTTCAAGAGAAAAGCACTAGAAGAGAGGCTTCAGGACATTGTTGACAAGAAAAGTGAGGATATGCTGATCCACATGGAGGAAGCTATTGATGTGATGAAGATTGGTGCATGGTGTCTGCAGAGTGATTTCACCAAGAGGCCTTCAATGTCATTAGTAGTTAAAGCATTGGAGGGTCTAGTAGCAGCTGAAACCAATTTAAACTTCGACTTCACAAATTCATCAGTAGTTAATATGGTGGCAACTGCTGATCAAGAACAGGAAGCTGTTGATGATGCTAGTCCATTGTTGCCTTCAGTTTTATCTGGACCGAGGTAG